ATGAGATCCTAGGTCCTCACTATCATCCATGGAAAATAGAATGGTTGGAGAATCAATATGCCTTCTAGAACTGCGTCTGGAAAATGCATCCCAAAATAGTCTTCTACTATTCCTTCTGGCCTCACGGTTACTTGTGTTAGGACTACTATTAGACAGCATATTGGAAGAAATACTCACTACATCCACTTGAAGTACACCGCTATCGGTTCGGGCCCTTTCCCTGTTTGAGACAAGGAATCCTAAATCCGAAGGTACTTCTCCAAGGGGTTCATTTCCAAATGAGTGAAAAGTTGCTGGCGGAGAGGAAAGTcgaacagaactaggactaaCTTCATCCTCATGATTCTCAAAAGGCAAAACATCAAAACGTGCACTGCCACCACCCTGAGAAGATGAACTGCTTGCACCACGCATAACATCAGAATTGGTCCGAGATACACCATTATGAACTGAGACTGAACTATCAATTCCATTGACTGCATTTGAGTTAGCCGAAACATTCACAGAGAGTGTGTCTGAAGATTGTTGTTCTTTAAACAAAGTACTAgatgtagtagtagtagtagtagtagcacTATCCCTAGAAGAATCATCATGACTACAATCAGCACTCACCTGACGAGGTGAAATTAGCTCCTTACAATCAGACAAGTATGTAGAACCATGGCGATTAGTTCCAAATCTTCTCAAGCCATCTTCAGAAGAGCGATCAGCCATGACTAAAGCAGTTTCAGTACTTGTACTAGTTAACCCTGTTCCTGTTCTAGCAGAAAACGAAGATTCAACCCTGGAGTTATGAACTCCATGGATTTGTGAACTATGTCCTGAAGATTTAACTACACAATCAGCTGAATGATCTTCCATCTacaggaaaaaaaattatcttggcACTTCAGCAACTAAAGGAGCTCAAAACCCATGTAACAAAACTAAAAACAATCAAGAAAGTTCTGAAAtccaaacaataaaaaattaaagtgggATTTTCTGGGttaaaagaaaatgaaagaaaaacaaaaacttaATTATACTCATAATCATAATAAATTCAAGCTGAGAAATGAAATCGCTCTCTTGATTGAATTTGAAGACCCAAATATATCTGAGAAGCCATAAAAGTAAGAATAGGACAGAAATATGAGAAATGGTCACACTGACACTGAATTTGAACAAATAGAagcaaaatattaatttagtaGAGGAAAGAAGAGAGTAGAGTACCTCATACGTAGCGCGAGAAGACGAGCCACCGCAAATTAAGGAAGAGAGTCTGGAGCGATTCGATGAACCACTGAGTCGGGGACGAGATGAACCGGATCCCAATCGACTGCTGCTGGAACCCATTTGAGAGAAAATAGC
This Cannabis sativa cultivar Pink pepper isolate KNU-18-1 chromosome 6, ASM2916894v1, whole genome shotgun sequence DNA region includes the following protein-coding sequences:
- the LOC115724950 gene encoding uncharacterized protein LOC115724950 isoform X2, encoding MGSSSSRLGSGSSRPRLSGSSNRSRLSSLICGGSSSRATYEMEDHSADCVVKSSGHSSQIHGVHNSRVESSFSARTGTGLTSTSTETALVMADRSSEDGLRRFGTNRHGSTYLSDCKELISPRQVSADCSHDDSSRDSATTTTTTTSSTLFKEQQSSDTLSVNVSANSNAVNGIDSSVSVHNGVSRTNSDVMRGASSSSSQGGGSARFDVLPFENHEDEVSPSSVRLSSPPATFHSFGNEPLGEVPSDLGFLVSNRERARTDSGVLQVDVVSISSNMLSNSSPNTSNREARRNSRRLFWDAFSRRSSRRHIDSPTILFSMDDSEDLGSHDRWLLGFSGDFFDDGNGADSGYLGSRIPYSSERHRYSRSEALERLRGGIDENGRRNAFCPSGLHPDGTCSCESLLLNEESTTRASISRIVMLAEALFEVLDEIHRQPVSLSLSMVSSPAPESVVDSFPLRIHSKNNKAKGGDDVSECYICLAEYEEGDQVRVLPCHHEYHMSCVDKWLKEIHGVCPLCRGDVREGLTECSVSNSEIPSV
- the LOC115724950 gene encoding uncharacterized protein LOC115724950 isoform X1 — protein: MGSSSSRLGSGSSRPRLSGSSNRSRLSSLICGGSSSRATYEMEDHSADCVVKSSGHSSQIHGVHNSRVESSFSARTGTGLTSTSTETALVMADRSSEDGLRRFGTNRHGSTYLSDCKELISPRQVSADCSHDDSSRDSATTTTTTTSSTLFKEQQSSDTLSVNVSANSNAVNGIDSSVSVHNGVSRTNSDVMRGASSSSSQGGGSARFDVLPFENHEDEVSPSSVRLSSPPATFHSFGNEPLGEVPSDLGFLVSNRERARTDSGVLQVDVVSISSNMLSNSSPNTSNREARRNSRRLFWDAFSRRSSRRHIDSPTILFSMDDSEDLGSHDRWLLGFSGDFFDDGNGADSGYLGSRIPYSSERHRYSRSEPNCFQALERLRGGIDENGRRNAFCPSGLHPDGTCSCESLLLNEESTTRASISRIVMLAEALFEVLDEIHRQPVSLSLSMVSSPAPESVVDSFPLRIHSKNNKAKGGDDVSECYICLAEYEEGDQVRVLPCHHEYHMSCVDKWLKEIHGVCPLCRGDVREGLTECSVSNSEIPSV